One Mycobacterium sp. SMC-4 DNA window includes the following coding sequences:
- the yhjD gene encoding inner membrane protein YhjD, producing MTESERPSETVENPGLMDRLRARMPWFDHVMRAQGRYNEAKGDFYAAGITYFTIFALFPLLMVGFAIGGFVLASQPELLMSLQDRIRSAVGGDMGQQLAELMESAIDSRTSVGIIGLAAAAWAGLGWMANLREALSQMWGLYRNELPGFLRTKVSDLLALLSVFAALVVTVSLTALGNMSVMRNVLGWFGLTDAPGLSLGLRIASIGVSVLVSWLLFTFLIARLPRESVSFRSSVRAGLIAAVGFEIFKLVAAIYLRSVVTGPAGATFGPVLGLMVFAYITARLVLFATAWAATMPENVQEAPVPAPGPAVIRNRIITRPGLAPWQAAAAALAGAVGALSWSRLRRRGAVSRAEDGG from the coding sequence ATGACTGAATCGGAGCGTCCGTCCGAGACCGTCGAGAACCCGGGCCTGATGGACCGCCTGCGCGCACGGATGCCCTGGTTCGATCACGTGATGCGGGCGCAGGGCCGGTACAACGAGGCCAAGGGCGACTTCTACGCCGCCGGTATCACCTACTTCACCATCTTCGCGCTGTTCCCGCTGTTGATGGTCGGGTTCGCGATCGGCGGTTTCGTGTTGGCCAGCCAGCCCGAGCTGCTGATGAGCCTGCAGGACCGCATCCGCTCGGCGGTCGGCGGTGACATGGGTCAGCAGCTGGCCGAACTGATGGAGTCGGCGATCGACTCGCGCACCTCGGTCGGCATCATCGGTCTGGCCGCCGCAGCGTGGGCCGGGCTGGGGTGGATGGCCAACCTGCGCGAGGCGCTCAGCCAGATGTGGGGCCTGTATCGCAACGAGCTCCCCGGGTTCCTGCGTACCAAGGTCTCCGACCTGTTGGCGCTGCTGTCGGTGTTCGCTGCACTCGTGGTGACGGTGTCGCTGACCGCGCTGGGCAACATGTCGGTGATGCGAAACGTGTTGGGCTGGTTCGGTCTTACCGACGCGCCAGGGCTATCGCTGGGGCTGCGCATCGCGTCCATCGGGGTGTCGGTGCTGGTGTCATGGCTGTTGTTCACCTTCCTGATCGCCCGCCTGCCGCGGGAATCGGTGAGCTTTCGCAGCAGCGTGCGTGCGGGTCTGATCGCCGCTGTCGGGTTCGAGATCTTCAAACTGGTGGCCGCGATCTACCTGCGCTCGGTGGTCACCGGCCCGGCGGGGGCGACGTTCGGCCCGGTCCTGGGTCTGATGGTGTTCGCCTACATCACCGCGCGGTTGGTACTCTTCGCCACCGCCTGGGCGGCGACGATGCCCGAGAACGTGCAGGAGGCACCGGTCCCCGCGCCGGGCCCGGCGGTGATCCGCAATCGCATCATCACCCGTCCCGGTCTGGCGCCGTGGCAGGCGGCCGCGGCTGCGTTGGCCGGCGCGGTGGGCGCGTTGAGTTGGTCGCGTCTTCGCCGGCGCGGCGCTGTCAGCCGCGCTGAGGACGGCGGTTGA